The Chlorogloeopsis sp. ULAP01 genome window below encodes:
- a CDS encoding thermonuclease family protein, with the protein MNKIVILSCLLLILVGCQLQNKPEAKAPMEVKVTQVVSGQTIEVIGIGEQPNLISQVRLLGIDTPDLQQRPWGNAARERLQELIGEQPVKLEFDVEVKDQFGRTLAYVWKDGALLNEQLTKEGHALFVARSPNHKYDRRLERAQQRARLLGIGIWNPENPMRFTPAEFRRQYR; encoded by the coding sequence ATGAATAAAATCGTTATCTTATCCTGCCTATTACTTATACTCGTAGGTTGTCAACTTCAAAATAAGCCTGAAGCAAAGGCACCGATGGAGGTAAAAGTCACACAAGTTGTCAGTGGGCAAACCATAGAAGTAATAGGGATAGGCGAGCAACCAAATTTGATTTCTCAAGTGCGGTTGTTAGGTATCGATACTCCAGATTTACAACAGCGCCCTTGGGGCAATGCAGCCAGAGAACGCCTGCAAGAGCTAATTGGTGAACAACCTGTCAAGCTGGAGTTTGATGTAGAAGTCAAGGATCAATTTGGGCGCACTCTGGCTTACGTATGGAAAGATGGAGCGTTATTGAATGAACAGTTAACCAAAGAAGGACATGCTCTATTTGTAGCGCGATCGCCTAACCATAAATACGATCGCCGTCTTGAACGCGCTCAACAAAGAGCAAGACTTTTGGGAATAGGTATTTGGAATCCAGAAAATCCCATGCGTTTTACTCCTGCTGAATTTCGCCGCCAATATCGTTAG
- a CDS encoding inositol monophosphatase family protein → MTNLQIFLDIATEAALAAGAVLQGYLGKVEDAITEKGRPGDLVTVADKASEEVVLEALRRHFPDHAILAEESGKIGNQENEFLWAIDPLDGTTNFAHQYPCFTVSIGLLIDGIPQVGVIYDPFHNELFRAAQGLGATRNRHPIRVSETSKLSKSLLVTGFAYDRRETSDNNYAEFCHFTHLTQGVRRTGSASLDLAHVACGRVDGYWERGISPWDIAAGIIILREAGGKVTAYDGTPIKLKSGRILATNGYIHDIMIRELQQVPPLSAWK, encoded by the coding sequence ATGACTAATCTGCAAATCTTCCTAGACATTGCTACAGAAGCGGCGCTAGCTGCTGGCGCGGTTTTGCAAGGTTACTTGGGTAAAGTAGAAGATGCTATTACCGAAAAAGGACGCCCTGGCGATTTAGTCACTGTTGCCGATAAAGCTTCAGAAGAGGTGGTTTTGGAAGCTTTGCGCCGTCACTTTCCCGATCACGCCATACTTGCGGAAGAATCTGGGAAAATAGGAAATCAAGAAAATGAATTTCTTTGGGCGATTGATCCTTTGGATGGTACAACTAATTTTGCTCATCAATACCCATGTTTTACTGTATCCATCGGGTTGTTAATTGATGGCATACCGCAAGTAGGTGTCATTTACGATCCGTTTCACAATGAATTATTTCGTGCGGCACAAGGTTTGGGAGCGACACGTAACCGTCACCCTATTAGAGTTTCAGAAACTTCTAAACTAAGTAAAAGTCTTCTAGTAACAGGATTTGCCTACGATCGCCGGGAAACATCTGACAACAACTACGCAGAATTTTGTCACTTCACTCATCTTACTCAAGGAGTCAGGCGCACTGGTTCAGCGTCTCTCGATTTAGCTCATGTTGCCTGTGGACGTGTCGATGGCTATTGGGAGCGGGGAATTTCTCCTTGGGATATTGCGGCGGGCATAATTATCTTACGGGAAGCTGGGGGTAAAGTTACCGCCTATGATGGCACCCCCATCAAACTTAAATCGGGTAGGATTCTGGCGACAAATGGTTATATTCACGACATTATGATTCGCGAACTTCAACAAGTTCCACCCTTGTCTGCGTGGAAGTAA